One segment of Haemophilus influenzae DNA contains the following:
- the pyrE gene encoding orotate phosphoribosyltransferase has protein sequence MEQYKRDFIEFALSRNVLKFGEFTLKSGRKSPYFFNAGLFNTGADLARLGEFYAAAIQASAVDFDVVFGPAYKGIPIGTSVSVALFNRYGIDKPVCFNRKEVKDHGEGGNLIGSPLQGKILLVDDVITAGTAIRESMELISANQAELAAVLIALNRKERGKGELSAIQEVERDYQCQVLSIIDLDDLMQFIEQDPRYSSHLPEMRAYRAEFGV, from the coding sequence ATGGAACAATATAAACGCGATTTTATCGAATTTGCTTTAAGCCGAAATGTATTGAAATTCGGCGAGTTTACTTTGAAATCGGGGCGTAAAAGTCCGTATTTTTTCAATGCAGGTTTGTTTAATACGGGGGCAGATTTAGCGCGTTTAGGCGAGTTTTATGCTGCGGCAATTCAGGCAAGTGCGGTAGATTTTGATGTTGTTTTTGGCCCGGCTTACAAAGGTATTCCAATTGGCACTTCAGTTTCGGTGGCGTTATTTAATCGTTATGGTATTGATAAACCCGTGTGTTTTAATCGCAAAGAAGTGAAAGATCACGGAGAGGGCGGCAATTTAATTGGTAGTCCATTGCAAGGAAAAATTTTGCTTGTGGATGACGTGATTACGGCTGGTACTGCAATTCGTGAATCTATGGAATTAATCAGTGCAAATCAGGCAGAGCTTGCGGCAGTATTAATCGCCTTAAACCGTAAGGAACGAGGAAAAGGCGAGCTTTCAGCAATTCAAGAAGTAGAACGTGATTATCAATGCCAAGTGTTATCAATTATTGATTTAGATGATTTGATGCAATTTATTGAACAAGATCCGCGATACAGTAGCCATTTGCCAGAAATGCGTGCTTATCGTGCCGAATTTGGCGTATAA
- the djlA gene encoding co-chaperone DjlA: protein MNFIGKIIGVFLGWKVGGFFGAIAGLILGSIADKKLYELGSVSSSFFKKKTTRQDLFMQTTFAVLGHLSKSKGRVTEEDIQLANQLMIQLKLDDAGRKLAQDAFRRGKESDFPIRQVIREFRIGCGQRTDLLRMFLQVQVQAAFADSELHENEKEVLYVIAEELGLSRMQFEQMIAMEMAARAFTQGGFYQQYQQGAYQGGYQYQQQNSGGYQHASGPTLNDAYKVLGVTESDEQQVVKRAYRRLMNEHHPDKLVAKGLPPEMMEMAKEKTQQIQAAYDLICKAKGWK, encoded by the coding sequence ATGAATTTTATTGGAAAAATTATAGGCGTATTTTTAGGTTGGAAAGTTGGTGGATTTTTTGGTGCGATTGCTGGGCTAATCTTAGGCTCCATCGCAGATAAAAAATTGTATGAACTTGGTTCGGTAAGTTCTAGTTTCTTTAAAAAGAAAACAACGCGTCAAGACTTGTTTATGCAAACCACCTTTGCAGTGCTAGGGCATTTAAGCAAATCGAAAGGGCGTGTAACAGAAGAAGATATCCAATTAGCTAATCAATTAATGATTCAGCTTAAACTAGATGATGCAGGGCGTAAATTAGCACAGGATGCGTTTCGTCGTGGTAAAGAATCTGATTTCCCAATTCGTCAAGTGATCCGTGAATTTCGCATTGGTTGTGGGCAACGTACTGATTTATTGCGAATGTTCTTACAAGTGCAAGTTCAAGCGGCTTTTGCCGATTCAGAACTTCACGAAAATGAGAAAGAAGTGCTTTATGTGATTGCTGAAGAACTTGGTCTTTCTCGTATGCAATTTGAACAAATGATTGCAATGGAAATGGCTGCTCGAGCTTTTACTCAAGGCGGTTTCTATCAGCAATATCAACAAGGTGCATATCAAGGTGGCTACCAATATCAGCAACAAAATAGTGGTGGTTACCAACATGCTTCTGGCCCAACTTTAAATGATGCCTATAAAGTATTGGGTGTGACTGAGTCCGACGAGCAACAAGTAGTAAAACGCGCTTATCGTCGTTTAATGAATGAACACCATCCAGATAAACTCGTGGCGAAAGGTTTACCGCCAGAAATGATGGAAATGGCAAAAGAAAAAACGCAACAGATTCAAGCTGCTTACGATTTAATTTGTAAAGCAAAAGGCTGGAAATAG
- the dusC gene encoding tRNA dihydrouridine(16) synthase DusC, with amino-acid sequence MRVILAPMQGVLDPFVRQLLTEVNDYDLCITEFVRVVDQLLPEKVFYRLCPELKNQGFTSSGTPVRVQLLGQHPECLAENAIRAIELGSHGIDLNCGCPSKTVNGSNGGAALLKQPELIYRATQALRQAVPSEFPVSVKVRLGWDNISQAFEIADAVEQGGATEITVHGRTKSDGYRADRINWKKIGKVREHLSIPVIANGEIWHWQDGQDCLSQTGCQDLMVGRGALNIPNLSHVLKSNTEKMPWREIQKILQKYANVENEYGSGFYHVARIKQWLRYLNKEYDEANKVFDKIKTCQTAEDLKLRLNDK; translated from the coding sequence GTGCGTGTTATTCTTGCGCCTATGCAAGGGGTTCTTGATCCCTTTGTACGCCAACTTCTCACTGAAGTGAATGACTACGATTTATGTATAACAGAATTTGTTCGTGTAGTTGATCAACTTCTCCCTGAAAAAGTATTTTATCGTTTATGCCCTGAATTAAAAAATCAGGGCTTTACTTCTTCTGGCACGCCTGTGCGAGTGCAGTTGCTAGGGCAGCATCCAGAATGCCTTGCTGAAAATGCGATTCGTGCGATAGAACTTGGCTCTCATGGCATTGATTTAAATTGTGGTTGCCCCTCTAAAACTGTAAATGGCAGTAATGGTGGTGCGGCATTATTGAAACAGCCTGAATTGATTTATCGTGCCACTCAAGCCTTACGCCAAGCCGTGCCAAGTGAATTCCCCGTTAGTGTAAAAGTGCGGTTAGGCTGGGATAATATTTCTCAAGCTTTTGAAATCGCTGATGCGGTAGAGCAAGGGGGAGCAACCGAAATTACAGTTCATGGACGCACAAAATCTGATGGTTATCGTGCTGATCGAATTAATTGGAAAAAAATTGGTAAAGTTCGAGAGCATTTATCCATTCCTGTTATTGCTAACGGAGAAATTTGGCATTGGCAAGATGGGCAAGATTGCTTATCTCAAACAGGTTGTCAGGATTTAATGGTGGGACGAGGTGCGTTGAATATTCCGAATTTAAGTCATGTTCTGAAATCAAATACAGAAAAAATGCCTTGGCGTGAGATTCAAAAAATCTTGCAAAAATATGCGAATGTTGAAAATGAATATGGCAGCGGTTTTTACCATGTGGCACGAATTAAACAATGGTTACGTTATTTGAATAAGGAATATGATGAGGCGAACAAAGTGTTTGATAAGATTAAGACTTGCCAAACTGCTGAAGATTTGAAATTACGTTTAAATGATAAATAA
- the rph gene encoding ribonuclease PH — protein sequence MRPNNRENNQLRQIKITRNYTKHAEGSVLVEFGDTKVLCTATVEDAVPRFLKGQGQGWVTAEYGMLPRSTHSRMQREAAKGKQGGRTMEIQRLIARSLRAMVDLKALGERAITLDCDVIQADGGTRTASITGAAIALCDAINGLIENGTLKTNPIKGLVSAISVGIVEGQAVCDLEYVEDSAAETDMNVVMMEDGRMIEVQGTAEGEPFSHEELLTLLDLAKQGCNQIFIAQREALGL from the coding sequence ATGCGTCCAAATAATCGAGAAAATAATCAACTCCGCCAAATTAAAATTACCCGTAATTACACCAAGCACGCTGAAGGTTCCGTGCTTGTTGAATTTGGGGACACCAAAGTGCTTTGTACTGCAACAGTGGAAGATGCTGTACCACGTTTCTTAAAAGGACAAGGACAAGGCTGGGTCACGGCTGAATATGGAATGTTGCCACGTTCAACACATAGTCGTATGCAACGTGAAGCGGCTAAAGGTAAACAAGGCGGACGCACAATGGAAATTCAACGCTTAATTGCTCGCTCTTTGCGTGCGATGGTGGATCTCAAAGCACTTGGCGAACGTGCGATTACTTTAGATTGCGATGTTATTCAAGCAGATGGCGGCACACGTACCGCATCCATTACTGGTGCTGCTATCGCATTATGTGATGCGATCAACGGTTTAATTGAGAATGGCACGTTAAAAACTAACCCAATTAAAGGTCTAGTTTCGGCGATTTCTGTAGGGATTGTTGAGGGGCAAGCCGTTTGTGATTTGGAATATGTGGAAGATTCTGCAGCAGAAACTGATATGAATGTTGTGATGATGGAAGATGGTCGCATGATTGAGGTACAAGGCACCGCAGAAGGCGAGCCATTTAGCCATGAAGAATTATTAACATTATTAGATTTAGCGAAACAAGGCTGTAATCAAATTTTCATCGCTCAACGCGAAGCGTTAGGCTTATAA
- the gltX gene encoding glutamate--tRNA ligase, with protein MKLDAPFNLDPNVKVRTRFAPSPTGYLHVGGARTALYSWLYAKHNNGEFVLRIEDTDLERSTPEATAAIIEGMEWLNLPWEHGPYYQTKRFDRYNQVIDEMIEQGLAYRCYCTKDRLEELRHTQEQNKEKPRYDRHCLHDHIRSPDEPHVVRFKNPTEGSVVFDDAVRGRIEISNSELDDLIIRRTDGSPTYNFCVVVDDWDMGITHVVRGEDHINNTPRQINILKAIGAPIPTYAHVSMINGDDGQKLSKRHGAVSVMQYRDDGYLPEALINYLVRLGWGHGDQEIFSREEMINYFELDHVSKSASAFNTEKLQWLNQHYIRELPPEYVVKHLEWHYKDQGIDTTNGPALTEIVSMLAERCKTLKEMASSSRYFFEEFETFDEPAAKKHFKGNAVEALTKIKEKLTALSSWDLHSTHEAIEQTAAELEVGMGKVGMPLRVAVTGSGQSPSMDVTLVGIGRDRVLTRIQRAIDFINAQNA; from the coding sequence ATGAAACTAGATGCTCCTTTTAATTTAGATCCAAATGTAAAAGTGCGTACTCGTTTTGCTCCTAGCCCTACAGGTTATTTACATGTAGGTGGCGCACGTACCGCACTTTATTCCTGGTTATACGCAAAACATAATAACGGCGAATTTGTATTACGAATTGAAGACACAGATTTAGAGCGTTCAACACCAGAAGCAACAGCTGCAATTATTGAAGGAATGGAATGGTTAAATCTTCCGTGGGAGCATGGCCCTTATTACCAAACTAAACGCTTTGATCGTTACAACCAAGTGATCGATGAAATGATTGAACAAGGCTTAGCATATCGTTGCTATTGTACTAAAGATCGCTTAGAAGAACTTCGTCATACTCAAGAACAAAATAAAGAAAAACCACGTTATGACCGCCACTGCTTACACGATCACATCCGCTCTCCAGATGAACCTCACGTTGTACGTTTCAAAAATCCAACTGAAGGCTCGGTAGTATTTGATGATGCCGTACGTGGTCGCATTGAAATCAGCAACAGTGAACTTGATGATCTTATTATTCGTCGCACAGACGGTTCGCCAACTTATAACTTCTGCGTGGTTGTAGATGACTGGGATATGGGTATCACACACGTTGTCCGTGGCGAAGATCATATCAACAACACGCCACGTCAAATTAACATTTTAAAAGCCATTGGAGCCCCAATTCCAACCTATGCGCACGTTTCCATGATTAATGGAGATGATGGTCAAAAACTCTCTAAACGACATGGTGCAGTGAGCGTAATGCAATATCGTGATGATGGTTACTTACCAGAAGCTTTAATCAACTATCTTGTGCGTTTAGGCTGGGGACATGGCGACCAAGAAATTTTCAGTCGCGAAGAAATGATCAATTATTTTGAATTAGATCACGTTAGCAAATCAGCTAGTGCATTCAACACTGAAAAATTACAATGGTTGAATCAACATTATATCCGTGAATTACCGCCAGAATATGTGGTTAAACATCTTGAATGGCATTACAAAGATCAAGGCATTGATACAACCAATGGTCCTGCATTAACTGAAATTGTCTCTATGCTTGCGGAACGCTGCAAAACCTTAAAAGAAATGGCTAGCTCAAGCCGCTATTTCTTTGAAGAGTTTGAAACCTTTGATGAACCTGCAGCGAAAAAACATTTCAAAGGCAATGCTGTTGAAGCGCTTACAAAAATAAAAGAAAAATTAACCGCACTTTCTAGCTGGGATTTACATTCTACTCACGAAGCGATTGAGCAAACGGCTGCTGAATTAGAAGTAGGAATGGGCAAAGTTGGCATGCCATTACGTGTTGCTGTGACAGGCTCTGGTCAATCTCCATCAATGGATGTTACCCTAGTCGGTATCGGCAGAGATCGTGTACTTACACGTATTCAGCGCGCAATTGATTTTATTAATGCACAAAACGCTTAA